The nucleotide window AGTGAAAGAGCTGCGgcgacattttaaaaaaatggtaatgTTTAGAAGATGTGACTAgccatttcttattccatatctAGGACAAATTGGTACATATCCCCCTTCCATCTTCCTTTGTATCATTACAGCAGGGAATGGGATTCCtgaatcagctaggaaaacATAAGAATTAGAAGAGTTTACCCAATTAGCAAGCACGATTAACACAAGAATATGATTAGAGGAACGTAACTAATTTATACGAGACggtttattcataaaaaaaaaatgaacacaacTTGTATTAGTGCAAAATGAACAATAATAAAGATGACAAGTATCCTATTAGCAGGGTCATTTAATTCCTACTCATGTATGACAACAGACATTGTAACGCAGTGATAAAGACTGCTAGATGTATATGACTTAAGCCACTGAGCGCTCCGAAGGGATCTCcaaaaatgttcaacaggttcacaaCAGTAGCAGCCCCAAGCCTCGCTCCACAGCCGCTGTGTACACTGTCCTGCAACAGGTTGTCCACTCGTGCAGTCCACTCGGACACGTTCCACGCGTCCCCATTGACAAATACGTCATTGATGGTGAACATTGGGGTGGCGTAGACGCCACGCGTAGCGCCGTACTTCCATTCCAGCCTGGTCATTCCGTCTATACTGGCGTTGTAGATCTGTGGGCAAGAAACACAATTACTGTACTGTGAAACCGTGAGCAATTAGGTTCCTGTTGGAAATAGCGGAGCGATGTACAGAAAGGGTCAGAATGGACTTTCAAACCTCGtaacccaaacctcctgcaggacagcaGTGGATTGCATCAAGTAGGGTTCGAACTCGTGACCATCGTGATAAAAGTACCAAGCGCATATCACACGACCAGGCCGCCGAGGCACCAAGAAAAGCCAGGAGAAAAAGGTACATTTTCCTCATACACTACTTCCTTTAAGGTTTAAGTCATGTTATTGACGAGTCTTATGTAGAGTTAAAcagagaccaatcgtcataaaAGGCCTGAACTCTGGCCTGCAACGTCCGCAACATGCttgcagtttagaccaatagctcattgtcACGTTAcaagtctgtacgacgtggcaacgactTGCTGGTCTCCACAGCCCACATGTTGCGACGTAGCacgtcagtgttgaggcctaatCACTATAAGGTGATAAGTGGATAAATACCCTAGTACTGTAGAACAGCAGAAACTGGGAGGCTTAGaccaaaactttatttttagagTAGCGTGGAGtcatatacaaataaataaaaactggtTAAATTACATAATACGCTGGAGTACTTCTGCCGGCGCATTTTGCTCAATACAGATATAGTCATTATTATCAAGTTTTGATTTCCAATTCAATAGATAtcaattataattttgtaaccCCGAATTGAACTTAGACTTAAAAAACAGTCCTCCTTTAGTTTGTATCGACTATATTTTGAGTATACTTACTCCTTGTTTAAACTGCTCTGTAGATACGGGGAAAAGTGACTGGGCAAGAGACGTCACATAGTCCACAACCTGAACCTCGGTGCTGTTGGATGTAGCCCTGGTGCTCAGATATCTCATGTTGCTGAACACAAGCTGGATCCAGTCAAAAACGGTAGCATTGGAAGGAGACACCTTCGTGAAGTCGTCAAGGAAGCGCGCAGCCTTAGACAGAAGATGGCTGTTGGTGTGATAAGGTAGAGGGAAGAGATACAAGCGCAGCTGGACACTGCGGTCACTGAAGGAGTCGGCCACCTGGAGTAAGATTTTAAATGCTTCCAGAGAGTCCGGACATGTCAGGTCAAGAAAGGAAGCTAGTCTAACTGAAGCGGTGGGTTGGCCATCTTTGTAAACGAACCCAAGTGGACGTCGAGGGACGGTCATCTCAGCAGAGGTTAGACTTATGAAAACCAAAAGTGAAGTGAAAATGAGAACCATTGTTGATCTACTCTGTaacattagaagaaaaaaaaacgaagagaAACGAggtgttttaaaaagttgaaacaaagaAATTGTCAGGACATTGAAATATTACGAGACAATACAAAATTCAAGtataattttaaacataaaaaataaattcctactttatgttcaaataatacAGTTATCAAAAAACGTTCATATTTGTgattgaaagaaaaagaaacctaAATGTCCAGTATAGAGATTGAACCCGCCACATTTGCGTTATTAGCAAGACGCTCTATCAGCTTAACTAAGCAACTGTACGGCTATGTGCCAAAATTTCAGCTCgacataaattataataaatgtgtttgttttaccTATGCCACTATGGTCTAAGTGTTGTGACTTGTGACTTAGTTGACAAAAAAAGTGTAAGCTAGTAGTAACAATTGATAACGTTTATCACTGCTGGCCAGTGTGTCTCGACTTATCAGTTCAGGCATTAGTTTATTGTTTTCATTGCTTGGAACTCTACCTGGTATCTGATCCTACAACTACGCAGTATTGCTTTGCGATGAGCAGCTATCTTCAACAAAAAGTCACACATAGTAGgtaaataacaaatataaactATTTCGTATTAACTTATTCTTTATCAACAGACTAAAGGTGTTTGCTGACCTGGTTCCAACAGCGTAATTAAATTAGACAAATCACTAAcattcaattatttttgtttatgcatttggacaaaaaaaaaaatcaaatgctaTCCTACATTTCAAATCATCAGAAATGTACTTGTTGTCACAGACCCAAACTACAAGCCGCGGGTCATAAGCTTTTAGACACGATTTAAAGCTTCTTTAACAACATTGTGTCTGGGCAATGATACTTCTAGCCAAGCTTTTGGCTGCTGAGCTGCAAGTTCGTGTCAAGGAAAAATAGCgtgcttattttgtttttctgttgttaagcactgccatacagagtgttggttatacTGGGATGCTGTGGTAGTAGGGGCTGCCTAGGGTGGATTAAAATGGGACATGTACAGAGGATATGATTCAGTTTCATAAAAGTGGGCGCAGTGTCGCAGTAGGGTGAGTGAGTGGGATTTATTTAGTTAAGGTGATAATTAAAAAGTGTGAGTCTTGTTCTTAATCTGGACAATGATACAAGATGCGTAAGTAATGTGTGAAAAGAGTGAGGCTTGAGAAAACTCTACCAATGATGTGTCTCGAGTGTAGTGTTGTAACTTGTATTTCCTATCATTGATTTCCTTTCACTGCGCAATCGAGAATGTAAAACTATCATATTGCATGCTTCAGAAAGACGAAGATAACATGCACCGCTAAGTCATGGAATGTAGAGGAATGAGACAGTCGAGAGAAACAGTATACACACATTCGAAACACAACTAGATAACTTCAGTCTTACAAATTAGaaaatgaaaggaaaaaaaaaacgttatccCTTCAGacatgcgatctataggacagatgatgttacggtcatctttttctttggccaacggttaagtgtcatgtggccagcacaacgaccaaccgcctttaaaaTCCCATTTTTCACCGAGAATAGAACCCAAGTCcccaaggttcggaagccaagcgcttaaccactcggccaccgcgcccccaataaaaaaaaagtaaatacgaactaacaaaacaaaacaaagataatTGACAAACCATAATAACGTCGGAAAACTGTAACTCCTACAAAAGAAGAACTATCAATGAGCTCTTTACATTTACAGCAAAAGCTCCTATAACGCGTTAAGACACTTAGTGTTTACAAAGTGTAGCGTTACAAAAAGAACCATATTAAAGAATACACTGATACAGTGTGTTTAAAAGGATCTCAAACGTAATAGGACAATGACACAGCGTTTTCACTAGTACTAGATCTCATACTAAAGAAGTGACAATAACAATAACTTTATAAGTGGGACTCGAccagagttgtatttactgagcgcctCAAGGTagaaaggcagcatggaaaaccctACTCgcagaacccccccccccgcccccttttTCCCAACAGGTCCTTAAATGAGAATGGACAATAGagcataatatataaaacattaaagTTGCGCTACAAaatagttgtttaaaaaaaagtttgtaagaagaacatattttatttttgtgctaAGCAATAAGTGAACTAAGcactttgttttttaagaaattGACTTTTGAAACAATTGTCTTTTATATAATGAACTTCTTAGatagttattataatattatttattgctATTGTGAACTTTTTACAAGAAAACCATACTGTAAGAAGGTAAATATACTAGTAGAATATACTTTACACCTTTGGCATTATGTTCAAAAGTatcataaattatttttctaatgGATGAAATATTGGCCCCATTTAGAAGTTTTTATgtcataattaattactaattgtCTTTTAGCACACCGTACCATGTGATTTTATAATAGGCTTACATTGACTcgatgcatatatatatatatatatatatatacacacaaagaTTTCTTAAAATTACTCATAGTTGAAAATGAAAGTTAAGCGACAGTAAGAAGATGGTAGATTGTATATTTACATTAGTTGTTGAAGCCTGGTCAATATGCGACAATGCGATACTGCATCCGtgcttaatcttcggaattttatttttgataactacaatgaaaagaaaacattttttatcattctttaaaaaaaaacgtgccCCCCCCCTAACGTTGTCGGgaagtcgccccccccccctttttcgcAGTCTAGTTTGAGAATCGCTTTCCTAAATGATGTCTGGCAATGCCTGTGCATTTCAATGAGGACTGATAACTCTAATTAGCTCCAATGAAGTTTCTTTACATACTATAATATTGAATAGGCACATCTCTGTAGGTGCCGATGTAAAATTTAAAGACAACAACATAGCAATTCAAGACTACATTCAATCAAAATGATTGGCGGATTTTCACATTTACATAATGACCGGTATTTTGAACTTCGGAAttttcagccccccccccccatctccccGGAGTCCACCCCCCAACattaataggtacctgactttagttgggataagtaaaggcggtcggtcgtttCGCTGgcacgtgacaccctgctcgttaaccgttggccaaagaaactgatgactgccctatagatcacaattcctgaaagggaaactttacttttgacATAAGGAGACGTGGAAAAATCAGCTTGCGCTACAACCGAAAGAGGGCTAAAGAAATGGGAATTTAAAgtgcttaaataaaaaaaagtacaaaattgaTCGTAAACCTTTACAAGTATCAGCaattcctatattctgtacatcggacacactaaaaaaaaaagctctataTTTAGAATTCACCGCCAAATACGAAGATCTCCAATAATAGTCTCGAGCTcctttaaacaaacaaaacaatagtcGTCATCTATAGTTGTTCATTTAGTCACATGGCACAAAACgtattaaatatgttttaatattatCGGAGTAAAGTCAAGAATTATATCTAAAACAATAATGTGATATTTCTTTACTAACAATGTGTCCGCACTGATATCTACGCATTTTTtactgtatgttttttttttatctctggaGTGTCTCGAGCACTTTTAAGCCTGGGTCTGTTGTTTCTTGTTTACTTTCAAGTATTAGCCTTCAAAACGTAATTAAAAACTATCCCTTGGCCTTAGTCTAAATACTCGTGTTTATGTTCGTAATGTTCTCTCAGCGCCGTCAGCCTACATTtggtttgttaacagcgctctatacattaaattattattactatcaaGAAAGAACCAAGATAGATCCCAGAGGCAATGAGGTCTCGACTGATGTCTCATTTGCTTCTTACCTCTCGGCTAGATGTAAGTGCgatgaaagggggaggggggggcgctAAGCCTAGAAACTACTGCCACCGTAAAGAGAAGTTTCCCATtgcggtctatggggcagattcTGATAAGAATCACGTGTAGGCCATATCTGTAGTTTCAACAACGAATTATCTGAGAGGTGGATTCTAGGACTTCATTGAGTCCCGGGCTACCAATCCCAAGAACCACAGCTCGAGAGCGTAGGTTTGAAAGCATCACTAGATGCCCCCCAcccttttgttttaatttcataaCAGCGAACAATGTCTCACATATTTCTAGTGTTCCCAGACAGCTGCGCCCAAATAAAGAACAAGCAATGTTTTTTtgaatcctttttaaaaaaaaacaaaggtcatctaaggggaagaactccaaaATTACAACTATTATCTCTCccaataatgtaaaagttatttccattaatcactatcaaacaaaataatcaattgccaataattgattgactatttggttaattttttaattgatgtatgttttgttagtacagtttaaaaaaattctttaaacgttccacttgatccgagaatgggtgtggtagaaataacgagGTGCACTTATCTAAAGAGACAAAacactacatatttagccatatctgtgaatactgaagaaatAATTACTCTTATTGGTTAGCCAATCAAAATAATGaccagtaattaatttatattttttttattcatgttttttccattccaatgaataattgcgcaaagtttcaacttatccGAGAATGAGtatgtgagaaataacgtgtacaagcattttaccagacagagtgagattatataaggtttgtaaaaagTATAAAGGAACATCCAATACGAAAACCACTGTTTATGAAGGAAGTTGTCACGAGTCATCTCTGTCCTGCCCATTCCTTTAGGTTGTGTATGCATAACAAGACATCAATGATAGGTGAGTCTGTTTGTTTAAACTAGGAGATAGTAATGGTGGAATTCCGTTGCTAAATAATATCCTAATGTTTATATAAACAAAGTACACTTTAGGACAATGCCTGACGGAAGGAAGACACGTTTTCCTTTTGCTGGACGCTTGCTAAATGAGCTTACCCTGCTATGTGGTCTAGGTATCGAGTTATTTGCTGTGTTTTCAGCTCGTACATCTCTGACGGTCTTACAACGATCATCGCAAAGTAAATCTGTAACTACATCTAGTACATGGGAAGACAGTAAATGGAAAACAAACACTGAATGTTCCCATTGAACAAGGCCTGGTGAAACAAAAcgtaatttaaacaaaaacacgCAGGACACCGAGAGGAAAGGGAAAAGAATACATGCATGTGGTGTAGAGCCCAGACCAAATACAAAGCACTTTTAGCTATAGATGACTAAGAGACAAAGTGTGTAGCGTTTAGAAAGTGGATATTCAGTTCATAGTTTTGCTTCTAAAGGATGCAATTTTCCTCCAAAACGAAATCAAGTAAAGCATACATTCTCTTAACAGTTAGAAACATAAAAATCTGACAgtgttaatttataaaaaagaaattaataaaaaagttaaatattttacTGCTGTGCAAGCCAtgcagtaaaaccaagtacatcgcaatgacaaggagacaatcaaacagagagacaacatatcaaaatcaaagaccacgaatttgaaaacgtccaaactttcaaatatctaggaagtactattaatttaaaaaatgacctactaaaagaaataaaggaaagaatagcaggaggcaacagggcattttatagcacccaccatttacttaagagcaaaagaGCGACGGATTGacgatgtggaagcagatcagcagcttggggttagggcgtggagacgaaaggcccaggagaggtctgaatggaaggatgtgctgaagcaggccagagccctccatgggctgtagcgcccctgggatggatggatgcaaGCCATGCTTTCTACCAATATCATCTCCGACTTACGAGTCGAAGATGAACACTATTCTCATTTCCGATCAAAATCTACTACAGACTGTAAAGACATTAAAATCcccattttaaaattaatacagCCCAATCGTTTGACAGTACTAGATTGAAAACACTAACAGACTAAAAGACTAATACATTTTcagaatatttaaaacaaaacagaagaaATAGAGATGTTGTTGCGTATTTAAAAATCCGATACAATTCCAATTTCTGAAACATAACTAATACACTTCCAAAATTCAGTGCTTCTGAAATGTTTGAGAAATGTGATTggacaaaaaacattttatacttGTCATGAGAGTGAAAAATAACAGTTGATTCCAGTTAATAGGACCACCTGTTAATCACACAATCAGCCCGAATTcataaatgccaaaaaaaaatcatattataCAGTGGAATCCAGTTAATGGGATCATTGGTTAATCGGACCAGCAACTTAAACAAATCCACAAATGACAAATCCTGCTATACAGATGAAACCGGTTAATAGGACTAGCCCCTTATTTAAACCAAATGCATGTGTCCCAAAATAAATCCTATTACACAGTTCAATCTGGTAAATCGGATTAGCTAGTTATAAAAAGCAAAAGACCTGATTCAACGATATACTACCTCAAGGATTGAGAATGTGTTATCTACACATGACGAAGTCTAACAACAGACAACCAAGTAAGTTGGTCTTGCATAGCTCTCTATCCAGACATTCAtgataaataatataattagaACTTtgatcctcaatttttcaaacaaTGAAAATAGTAAATGTATATGTATCAATTCTTTTGTGGACACTAACAATAGTCACTTAGGTAAAGAAAAAATTTGATATACACTTAACCAACAATTACCCATGGAAATATTTGCATTTTGTGATACTGTCCTACCCCCACCAACAGCTATGCTAATTAGCTGAAAAGAAccattgtttttttactatttgaaAGATAAATGAAATCAAATTGATAATTCATTTTTGGCTATACTTTTGTTTGAGCAATAGAGTgaacaaatttattttgttactgtTCTGCATTTGTgagtttttattattgtttaaaatatattccttgaaaaaaatattatgtccTAAAATGTTTCTAGATAGTGTTTGctaaactttttccttaagGGAACACTTTGCtaattttgagtatttagcggaacactgctTATTTGTTTTTAGAGAGATAAATTCATGTCGTGGTTTACTAGTTAATTGTTCCTGTAGATCG belongs to Biomphalaria glabrata chromosome 12, xgBioGlab47.1, whole genome shotgun sequence and includes:
- the LOC106062352 gene encoding uncharacterized protein LOC106062352 isoform X1 produces the protein MSRSTMVLIFTSLLVFISLTSAEMTVPRRPLGFVYKDGQPTASVRLASFLDLTCPDSLEAFKILLQVADSFSDRSVQLRLYLFPLPYHTNSHLLSKAARFLDDFTKVSPSNATVFDWIQLVFSNMRYLSTRATSNSTEVQVVDYVTSLAQSLFPVSTEQFKQGIYNASIDGMTRLEWKYGATRGVYATPMFTINDVFVNGDAWNVSEWTARVDNLLQDSVHSGCGARLGAATVVNLLNIFGDPFGALSGLSHIHLAVFITALQCLLSYMSRN
- the LOC106062352 gene encoding uncharacterized protein LOC106062352 isoform X2, which encodes MTVPRRPLGFVYKDGQPTASVRLASFLDLTCPDSLEAFKILLQVADSFSDRSVQLRLYLFPLPYHTNSHLLSKAARFLDDFTKVSPSNATVFDWIQLVFSNMRYLSTRATSNSTEVQVVDYVTSLAQSLFPVSTEQFKQGIYNASIDGMTRLEWKYGATRGVYATPMFTINDVFVNGDAWNVSEWTARVDNLLQDSVHSGCGARLGAATVVNLLNIFGDPFGALSGLSHIHLAVFITALQCLLSYMSRN